The following coding sequences lie in one Gorilla gorilla gorilla isolate KB3781 chromosome 5, NHGRI_mGorGor1-v2.1_pri, whole genome shotgun sequence genomic window:
- the OARD1 gene encoding ADP-ribose glycohydrolase OARD1 isoform X2, translating to MASSLNEDPEGSRITYVKGDLFACPKTDSLAHCISEDCRMGAGIAVLFKKKFGGVQELLNQQRKSGEVAVLKRDGRYIYYLITKKRASHKPTYENLQKSLEAMKSHCLKNGVTDLSMPRIGCGLDRLQWENVSAMIEEVFEATDIKITVYTL from the exons ATGGCCAGCAGCCTTAATGAAGATCCAGAAGGAAGCAGA ATCACTTATGTGAAAGGAGACCTTTTTGCATGCCCGAAAACAGACTCTTTAGCCCACTGTATCAGTGAGGATTGTCGCATGGGCGCTGGGATAGCTGTCCTCTTTAAGAAGAAATTTGGAGGGGTGCAAGAACTTTTAAATCAAC AAAGGAAATCTGGAGAAGTGGCTGTTCTGAAGAGAGATGGGCGATATATATATTACTTG ATTACAAAGAAAAGGGCTTCGCACAAACCAACTTATGAAAACTTACAGAAGAGTTTAGAGGCAATGAAGTCTCATTGTCTGAAGAATGGAGTCACCGACCTCTCCATGCCCAG gATTGGATGTGGTCTTGATCGTCTGCAATGGGAAAATGTATCTGCGATGATCGAGGAGGTATTTGAGGCAACAGACATCAAAATTACTGTGTACACACTCTGA
- the OARD1 gene encoding ADP-ribose glycohydrolase OARD1 isoform X1: MANPNKGESGLPPTASAQAPLRPRPLTPVLGSPHPFGGATRRRSLKPRPPSRFDTTPSGRNTQALSRRARPFNSKRCLELSTTQALTSPFASCPPLSKWPLGHTPAANAQAPLFPTRGGSFVTHARAAEGNHGIYCRKFGGLRQRLKKHLNSGNSDSVSWPAALMKIQKEAESLM; this comes from the exons ATGGCGAACCCGAACAAAGGGGAATCGGGCCTCCCTCCAACCGCCTCCGCGCAGGCGCCTCTGAGACCACGCCCACTAACTCCAGTTCTGGGATCGCCCCACCCCTTCGGAGGAGCAACGCGCAGGCGTTCCCTGAAGCCACGCCCACCTTCCCGCTTTGACACCACCCCCAGTGGAAGGAATACGCAGGCGCTTTCCAGACGCGCCAGACCCTTCAACTCAAAACGCTGCCTTGAGCTTAGTACTACGCAGGCGCTAACTAGCCCCTTTGCCAGCTGCCCACCCCTTTCCAAGTGGCCACTAGGACACACCCCTGCGGCTAATGCGCAAGCGCCACTTTTCCCGACTCGTGGGGGCAGTTTCGTTACGCATGCGCGGGCGGCGGAGGGAAACCACGGAATTTACTGCCGGAAGTTCGGCGGCCTTCGCCAAAGA CTGAAGAAACACTTAAATTCTGGAAATAGCGACTCAGTATCATGGCCAGCAGCCTTAATGAAGATCCAGAAGGAAGCAGA ATCACTTATGTGA
- the OARD1 gene encoding ADP-ribose glycohydrolase OARD1 isoform X3 → MASSLNEDPEGSRITYVKGDLFACPKTDSLAHCISEDCRMGAGIAVLFKKKFGGVQELLNQRLDVVLIVCNGKMYLR, encoded by the exons ATGGCCAGCAGCCTTAATGAAGATCCAGAAGGAAGCAGA ATCACTTATGTGAAAGGAGACCTTTTTGCATGCCCGAAAACAGACTCTTTAGCCCACTGTATCAGTGAGGATTGTCGCATGGGCGCTGGGATAGCTGTCCTCTTTAAGAAGAAATTTGGAGGGGTGCAAGAACTTTTAAATCAAC gATTGGATGTGGTCTTGATCGTCTGCAATGGGAAAATGTATCTGCGATGA